ATCAGGCTGGCTGCAGGCTCTCCGTGAACCCCATGCACCGAGGGCAGTGGGGACGCCGTGCTGGTGGCTCTCCAAAAACCCCATGCACCGAGGGCGGCGGGGACGCCGTGCCAGCCCCCGGCTCTCCGGGAACCCCGTGCACCGAGGGCGGCGGGGACGCCGTGCCGGCCGCGGGCCCCTCACCTCTGCCAGCCGGTGAGGACGATGCCCTGGAGGCGCAGGGAGGGGAAGCGCGGCATGGCCTCCACGACCTTCAGCCAGCTCAGGTGGTTCTTCAGGTGGTAGCTCAGGGGGGTCCAGGCCTGGGCCGGGCCCGTGGTGCCCTTGAAGGCGCTGGCGAACCACACGGTCTCGAAGCCGCTCTCCGCGTATTTTGCGATGaactgccctggggggggggggtgttgagcGGGGGCCAGGCTCCCGGCGCGGCAGACCCCGGCGCGGGGCGACCCCGCGCGCGACCCCTTACCGATCTGCTCGGCGTCGAAGTCCGGGGCGTAGAACCACACCACGGGCGAGACGTGCTCGGCTATGCCCGACTCTGCGgggcgggagccggggccgggcctgagcaccccggggggggggctgcgcgatgggccggggggggggggaaggaggccgcccggcgcccccccgaccccccccccccacctcggagGGCTCCGGCGCCGATCTTCCTCAGCATGTCGTCCCACAtgagcgcccgccgccgccggggccgcgcgcccAGGAAGCTCGCCACCTCCTTGACGTGGTTCAGGTACATGGTCCCCAGGTCACCCTCGTTGCGGCTCATCCAGTTCTTGGAGTCCATCCCTTCCCCGAGGTGGAACACCTGGATTTGGGGCAGACGGGGGGGACGCCTCGAAGCGCGCCCGCAGCCTCCCGGCGGGTCCGCAGCACCGTCCTCCCGCTGCGGCTCCCGGGGCCGGCGCATCTGGGTTTCGGCACCTCGGCGCCATCGCGCAGGTCCGCGCGGCCCGCCGCGCACCTCGTCGGCGCCGATGTGGATCCAGGCGGAGCGCCGGTGCTTCTCCATCACCTGCGCCAGGACGCTCTTGAGCAGCGGCAGGGTGCCGGGCGCGTGCGGGTTGAAGCTGTTGGGGAAGCGCTCCACCTCCCGCAGGTGCTGGTACTTCTCGTGCTTGAGGATGAACTGCGCCGGGACGGGGACCCGCTGAAGGGACCGTCCCCGGCCGTGGGGGGGTCTGgcggcgtgtcccccccccgcgcGACCGCAGCTCGCCTACCTCCGCGTGCCCGAAGGTCTGCACCAGGGGAACCACCTCCAGCCGGTTGAGCTCCGCCAGCTGCTGGATCCGCTCCACGTCCTCCTCGCtgcggagggaggaggaggcggcggcggcctcagCGGCGGCTCCGCTCTCGGCGGCGcctcccggggccgcgccgccccgctcacctGTAGGCGTAGGGGGACTTGAGGGTCTCCAGCTCCCCCTCGAAGGGGAACATGTCCTCGTACTCCACCAGGATGCCGTTGGCGCCCAGCTGGGACAGGAGCGGGAAGAGCtgcgggccggcggcgcccggctcaGGCTGCGGCACGGggagctgccccgcgccgggagccccggtcccgccgccgccgccgccgtcctcaCCTGCTCCAGGTAGGAGACGCGGGGCGCAGCGCCCTTGAGGTCCAGGTGCACGAGCCGCATCTGGGAGCCGCCGAAGTCCTCGGGGAGCGGCCGCCCGGGCTCGTGCCTCGGGCCCGTCGCCTTCGCCGCGGGCGGCTGCAGCGCCCGGCTCCGGGGCTCGGCATCCCCGGCGCCGTCCCCCGCCTGCCCCCAGAAGCCGTCGTCCCGGCCGGCCGCCTTGGGCGGCTCCAGGGGGAAACTGCGCAGAGTGGAGCGGGAGGCGTCTCCGGCGCCCCGCGGGCACCAAGCCGAGCCGGAGCCCGGCTCCCCGCGGAAACCCCTCCAGGCTCCCTCCCACGGGCTCCCGGCTCCGCTCACCTGTCCCGGAGGAGGAACTTGATGCCAGCCAAGGCGACGATGAGGAGCACGGCGAGGCGCAGGAGGTTCAGCTTGTGGTTCCGCTGGAAGGCCATTCCTGCGGGGCACACGGAGGGGTCCGGCATgcgggaacccccccccccaccccggctctgccccccggAGCGGGCAAACGGCCCCCGGGCCGAGCACGGAGGGAGCCCGGGGCAGGGGCGACCCCAGGCTGCCACGGGGCTGAGCTCGTCCCCTCCGTGTCCCTCCGACCTCGCCACGGGCACCGCTGGGAGAAGCTGGGGGCTGCCGGCacggagcttttttttttcccccctaaatcgATTTCAAGAACTTGTGAGATCTACCAATTTCTGTGAAAACGAGCCCAAATCAAACACGATGTCTGCAGGGCGGGAGACCCTTCACCTGCCCGCTCCAAGGCCGCAGCTCCAGGGATGCCGCAGGGATTCACACCCGACGGCTCCGCTCCTGCCTCCACATCTGCCCCCCTCTGGCCTTGGGGATGCATCCATGGAAAAGATCCAGGGCAAGCAGAGCCGGCGCTGCTCAAGCACGCTGCCCTTCCCGCAGCAGCCCCGTGTTGCTTATAAGAAGTGctatagtttatatatatatatatgtatatatgtgtatatatatatatatatatatatgtataatttgtacttTGGGGGGATTTTGCATGCTCTGGAGCGCGTGGCGAGGCAGAGCCGGGCATCTGGCACCTCCAGGATGCCCGTGCCCAGCACGTCAGGAGCCGGATGCCAGCATTCCCGGCCACGTGCGCGGCGAGTCCTGAGGGAGCAGCGAGGAGAGCACCAGGGCTGCAAACACGGCGCCCGCGGCCAAAGCGCAGCGGACGTTGAGCCCAAAGCAACGCGTCCGGGGCCAGGAAGGAGGCGCGGGAGCTGCCCGCACGGCTGCCGTGCACGGGAAGGGACGGCCGAGCCCCCTGCCCCGGGGTGGACGGGGACGTGCAGGGGCAccagcccagctcccagctcccagcctgcCGCCGGCAGCTGCAAACCGCCCTTCCTGCTGGGTCCTGACCCGAATGTGCCGAAGCTCAGGGTTAAACTCCGGCCTGCCGGATTTGGGAGCTGAAAAGCAGATTTTGGTCCCTGCCGGCGCACAAGCCTCTTAGCCGCTCGCCCGGGTTTTGCTGTTACTGCGCCAGGGGAGAAGGGCCCCGGGCGCCTCCGGCCCCGCATTAGCGCTTGCTCTCGATGCAGCGCTAATCCCGCTCGGCACGCTcccgcggggcctgggggcacggTGGCAACAGCCGGAGCTCGGGTGACGCTGCGCTCATGCAAGTTTAAAGGCAGCCTgagcggcggggcagggggatgCTGCCAGAGGGGATAGCCTGGCTCCACCGGCCGCCTTGCTATTCGGAAGCGATTTCCCGGGGGGAGCGCCCGGaggggctggagctggagctcgCGGTGCCGTGGCTTGGCTGCCCGGGAGGCTCGTGGGCCGGACCCCGGCGGGAGCCCGGTTTGGGGCATCGCGCCCCTTTCCGAGGCACAGTGCTGTCCACCGGCACGCTGTTCCGTGCAGACAAGCCCGGCACCGGCTGGGCACCCACAGTTATCCTGCACATCCCTCggcaatcccaggccctggagtgGGGACTCATCCTTCCCACTGCGGCGGGATCCACTGACCGCGACGGTGCCACCCCGGCTCCTCGGGAGCTGCATCTGGAGACGATGTGGGAGCAGCACGGGCACTTTCCCACGGTGTGCGCAGCACCTGCTCCCTCCCAGCACCGTCCCCACAGAGCTGTTTCCATCTTGCCCCAGTCCCGGATGCCCCCGGGAGCATCCTCCCGGCACGTCGCCTAGCAGCGGCGCTCTGGGCTGGAAACGCCGCCGGCCCAGGCATGCGGCATGcagccgccgggcgccccgcgccgggaaGCCCGCAAACACGCGCCGCGCTCGTCACGCTGCCATGGGAACCCGGTGCCTGAGCGGGGCAGGTATCAACATTTAGACGGATGCTGTCAGCTCGCCGGGACCTGGCGTTTTTCATACACGTTGCCTTATTTAACTAGGAAAACGGTTTGCCGGGATTTGAGCCTCCCCCTCCGCAGCCCCCTGCCAGGGCAAGGCAGGGCCGCGCGCGCATCCCTGCGGCCTCAGGCCCCAGCGCTAAGAGAGCGCGAGAAGCCGGAATTCGTAGTTTAACCAGCAACGGAGCGACCCCCCTCTCCGGCGCCCACCCCTCGCCGCTTCCCGGGCTTTGGCGTGGCACCAAGGCCGGTGCCCGGGAGGCAGCGAAAAGCCCCGCCGGCGGGTCCGGAGAACAGCCCTGGCGCCGCtgctcccggcgcggggctgtgCGGAAAAGTGCCTTGTCCCTCGCTTACCTGCCCCAGCGCAGCGCGGAGCGGCCCCCGGGcaagagcaggagcagagctgagccCGCAGGGAGGACGGGCacggggagcaggagcaggagcctcCCCGCGGCACCGGCACCCTCCCGGCCCGCAGCAGCGGTCCCTCGCTCCGCAGCACGGTTCCGAGGCGTCTGTGCAAGCGCTGCCTTCCGCAGCGCCGGAGAGCGGCTGCCCACGGCTTCGTTTTAAGTCATCCCTCAGCCGTTGCCATGCAAAACCCTCGTTCCCGCACCCTTTCCGCACGGAGGATGGCAAGGCGGTGGGAAAAGCAACGCCTGcaccgtgcacacacacacgcaaacatATATACATGATTTCCAGAGTCTTCCATGGCTCGGCTCGGCGCAGCCGGGCGCGGAGCCCCCCGAGGCCCCGTGCCCATGCAGCGGGGACGCGGTGCACGCCGACTGCCCCTGGGGTGCCCCGCGCACCCGGGGACCCCCGGCATCCCCCAGCACCGCAGGGCATCGCGGGTACCCCCAGGCTCCCTGCGCACCCCTGCACACCTAGAGCATCCCTGCGCCCTGCAGCAGCCCCTGGCCCCCTGCTCATCCCGGTCTCCCCTACACGTGTGggcaccccccagcaccccccaggcACCCCATTGCAGCCCCGCACCCCCCCGGGGCATCCCCACACCTGCTGGTACCCCAGGCTCCCCTGCGCACCCCTGCACCCCCGGGGTTCCCCCCTGCACCCGGGGCATCCCTGCACCCtgcagcagcccccggcccccctgCACCTGCGGGATCCCCCGGATCCCCCTGCACCCCACTGCAGCCCCTGCGCATGCGggcatccctgcatccctgagcatccctgcaccccgcagcagcccccggcCACCCTGCACCTGCGGGATCCCCCGCACCCCACTGCAGCCCCTGCGCATCCCCTGCGCATCCCTGCACCTCGCGGCAGTCCCGGCCCCCCCCGTGCACCCCCGGGCTCCCTGCACCCCCCGGgcaccctgctccctgcagcagcagcgcccGGGCTCCCcctgcgcccggcccggcccggccttaCCGGcaggtgcggggcggccgcgggcaggggcGGCATCGCCGGGAGCGGGCGCGGGCGCAGAcacgggcggccgccgccgccgccgccgccgccgctcttaAAGGgcccgggcgccggcggcggtggcggtggcggcggcaccGCGGGCACCGGCCCCCGCAGCGCCGGGACGGGGCGGCGGGACCCCGCGGCACTGCGGGGTGAcaccggccgcgctgccccgggcggcggcgcccccggtgCGGCTGCGGTGCCCCCgtccccccctgcacccccggcCCTGCGCGTGTCCCCGTCTGCGCCCCCACGCGCGCCCCCCCTCTCCTCGCCTTGGGCCCCGCGTCCCCACGCGTGTCCCCATCTCCGGGCCTGTGCCCCCGTGTGCCTGTCTGCGCCGCGTCCCCGTGTGAGCCCCCTGCACCACGAGTGCCCCTCGCCCTGTCCCGTGCCCCCGTGTCCCGGgtgccctccccctccccaccgtgtcccgcgcggcccccgcgtgcccgtgctcggcgctgcacagcCGCGCTGCCCGCAGCGCCCCCTGGCGCCGCCGCTGGGAGCGGgctcggcgccccccccccccacgtgccCCATGGTCCCGGCCCGCTCCCCCCCTCCGCCCTGCGCATAGTATCGCCCGCCACCGGCCGGAGCCTCTGCGCATGCGCCCTCCTCAGGACGACGCCCCAGGCGCCGGGTAGCGGGCGCCTGCGCGCTTTGCATCGGGCGCCTCGCGCATGCGCGGAGCGGCGGGCGTCGAGCCGCCCGCGCTGCGCGGCGCATGCGCAGAgcgagccgcccccccccccccagcctgcgccgtgcgcggccccgggcggccgccgctgcgGGTACCGGGGCGCCGGGGAGGGACCGCACCGCTCTGCGCGCAGCCCACGCGCGACCCGCTCCACGAGCGGGCCCTAGCGCAGGTCTGCACGGGTGCGGCGCGGTGGGCGCGGCTCCGCGCGTGGCGGTGCACGGGCGGGGCGCTAGCGGGCagcccacgggggggggggggctccgggcCGCGAGTGGGCACCGGTGCACGGGGTGCCGGCGCGTGGCTGCACGCACGGGGGGTacggggggggggctgtgggcgCGTGCAGCTCTGCGCGCACGTGTGCACGCGTGGGGCGTGTTTTTGCGCAGCTCCCTGCGCGCGCGCACGGGTGGGACGTGGGGTGCGCAGCGCCGTgcacgcgtggggcgtgagcTTGTGCCGCTCCCCGTGCGCGTGCACGGGTGGGACGTGGggcgtgcagcgccgtgcacgctTGGGGCGTGTTTTTGCACAGCTCCCCGTGTGCGTGCACGGGTGGGACGTGGGGTGCGCAGCGCCGTGCACGCGTGGGGTGTGAGTTTGTGCCGCTCCCCGCACGCGTGCACGGGTGGGACGTGGGGCGCGCAGCGCCGTGcacggcgcggggagggggcgagcGCGGCCGGCGCTGACCCCGCGCCCCGGCAGGACCATGAACGCCGCGCAGGGCACGGTGGGCAGCGACCCCGTGATCCTCGCCACCGCCGGCTACGACCACACCGTGCGCTTCTGGCAGGCGCACAGCGGCATCTGCACCCGCACCGTGCAGCACCAGGACTCCGTATCCTTTGCGCCCGCTGTCGCTTCCCCTCTTGCGGGGCACCACAGCCGATTAGACCGCCCGGTTTCCCCGGAAAAACCGGCTGCTTACGTACCTTAACGGGCCCCCGCAGCAGGTGAACGCGCTGGAGATCACGCCGGACCGCAGCATGATCGCCGCCGCCGGTGAGCCCGGGCGGGGAAGGGGCTCCGGCGGGAttttcccctgccctgccgggtcCCACTTACCTCCCGCTCCCTGCTGGTCGCTGCAGGCTACCAGCACATTCGGATGTACGACCTCAACTCCAATAACCCCAACCCGGTGATCAACTACGACGGCGTGAGCAAGAACATCACCTCGGTGGGCTTCCATGAGGACGGCCGCTGGATGTACACCGGCGGTGAGGACTGCATGGCGAGGATCTGGGACCTCAGGTaccgccgccccccgcctcccAGCTCCTGCGAGATTTCCATAAGTTACCGTGCCCGCGGTGCTCCCCCTTAGCCTCGGGGCTGCTGGGAGGCGCGTTATCGGTACGAGATGCAAAGCCAGGCCCTGTCCCTCCTGGGAACCTCCTCCTCAGCGGCACCTCGCGGCGGTGCCGTGCCGGTCCGGCAGCCGCGCTGGGCGCTCGCGCTGTCCCCCGAGGCGGGACGTCTAATCGCACGCTCCGACTCGCTTgctctgtgtttgtttgttttttgctgcaGGTCTCGTAACCTCCAGTGCCAGCGCATTTTCCAAGTGAACGCTCCCATTAATTGCGTCTGCTTGCACCCCAACCAGGTAAACGGCGTCTCGTGCAATTGCCAGGCTCCTTTGGTGGGGTGGGTTTTGCCAGATCTGCTCCTCCTTCAGCAAATCTGAGGTGCTGCGAAGCTCCATActggcagctgctgcagaaaACTTCTCTCTGTACGAAAGTGGTTTGCACGAGGGCACCGGAGGTGCCGTAACACCCAGCAGCCGGGCGCGTTGCTCCGCTCCACGCAGCGGCGACGTTCTCGCTGGTCGGGGAAGGTCGGGATCCTGGTGGCGCGGCCCCAGGTGATGCTGCTGAATGAGCACCAGGCTGCTTCGCCTGCCCGGGGCGCGCGCCCGCCTGCTCCGGCGCCGAGCTGCTGCTGCCCGCTACCCGCTCGGTTCAGCATAGGAACATCATCAGCGGGACTCGGGAGCCcgacggacggatggacagacAGATGTTCCCTGCATCTGCACCAGCAAGAGCCAAAGCTCCTTCATGCTGCAGAGCAAACCTGCACCTGCGTTACAGGCTTGCACCCTGTTTCTTCTGCGCCCGCTTCCCACTGCGGAGACCCGTGCTCTGCCCCGCGGCCAGCATCAGCCCGGGGACCGCGCCTGCGGGGCTCGTTTCCAGCCAGCGTCCTCGTGCTAATTACCTCTAGCTGTTGCTTAAATTAATGGCCGAGTTTGGCCTCTGATCCCGTGGAAAGGGGCACTCGTTCGGGCCTGTCTCAGTGCCCTGAATATAACGAAGGGGATATTATTGGAGTGGAACCAGTGGCCCAAGGTGGGCCGGGAAGCTTTGAAGCTAGCACCGTTGCCCAGAAAAAGTGAACCGTGGCCTGATGACCTCCGAGACGTCTGTCAGATGGCTCCTCCTGTAGCGCCACTGCTGTGGGACTGGGTTagatgaaaacaaaatactgCTGTTGTACGTGGATGTAGCACGCGAAATCCTCGCTAACTAACGTGTTGCTGAGTTGCAAGAGAAATGTCAGTTTGGGAGCAGAGCAGCGCTGATTAGTCCGAAGGTGGCAGGATACATTCACACGGCTTCATCGGTCTTTGCACTGCTCTGCTGCAGAGTGACACTGATTCACTTAGGCTGGAGAGAGACTTATCTAGGCCTAGGTGATGCTATGACAGTTTTAGCAATTGTACTTAAACGTGCTAGGAGGGGGCTAGTGAGTGAGGCATGCAGAAGACATTTCTGCGCTGTATAGCCAGCTAAATGCATCAAATGATGGTTGTCGCCCTCAGAAACAAGCTGTCGCTCCCAGCTACAGAATTAGTTGTGCCCAGCGGCCTGATCTGCTCTACAATGGACAGTGCAAGTCTGTCAGTAAAAGCGCTGGTTTTAGTGGAGAGCCAGCACTGTCTCCTGGTGCGAGATGGGCCTGGAGCCAGAATTCCTCCCCTCCAGCTGGCTCCTGTCCTCACCCTCTGTGAGGGTACAGAGAGAGGGTACACGTTTAGGGTTGTCCTTTTCAGCTATCTGTACGCTCTGAGTGCTTCAGTTGTTCACGGGCCAACTCGCATCTTAATGCCGCTTCTCAGAAGCGTTGAAAATCATTTGGCTTCCGTGAATGATGTTTGGAGTCGTAGCTGTAGCACAGTCCTGGAGATCAGGCACGAGCTGTCCGTGCCGTGGTTCATAAAACTAGCAAACGCTTCGGAGAAGGTAAACAGCCTTTCTGCAAGGCGTGAGGTTGCTGCCCCTCTTGCTCTCGGGGGAGTCAGCAGGATGGTGTCTGCCTGGAGAGCTGCCACTCTGCGATACCCCTGGGCTGGGCAATAGTTGGGCAAGACCCCAACGCTTGAAACCAGAGCAAGGCTCCCTCCGGTGCCTTTGTCTCCTGTGTAAGTTGTAGGGGTGTTTCGCGTGCCTCAGCTCTACGGCACGTGCTTGCGGTGGGGGCTGTTCCTCGGGAGACGAGGTTGTCCGTTTCTTGCAGGCGGAGCTGATCGTGGGGGATCAGAGCGGTGCTATTCACATCTGGGACCTGAAAACAGACCACAACGAGCAGCTGATTCCAGAGCCGGAAGTTTCCGTGAATTCGGTTCACATTGACCCTGATGCCAGTTACATGGCGGCCGTCAACAGCTCGGTAAGTTCAGGTGGCCTCAAGCGTGGGCTGGGATTTACCGGTGCTTCAGCAGCTGCTGGCGGTTGCCTGACGCGGGCAGAGGCAGCAGTTCCCACGTACCAGCTTTCCGTGCGGTTTGCACTGCGTTGTGGTTGTGCGGGTGGTTATCGGCCGGACGGGGAAGCCCCTTGCGGGCGGGCGCGTCCCAATCTGACGACGgctcctcctctctccttgcaGGGAAACTGTTACGTCTGGAATCTGACAGGCGGCATCGGAGAGGAGGTGACCCAGCTGATCCCCAAGACCAAGATCCCAGCGCACAACCGCTATGCCCTGCAGTGCAAGTTCAGCCCCGACTCCACGTGAGTGACTGCCAGCCCGCTCGCTTGCCTGTGCCCCCAGCAGCAGGTCCTTTCGGGGCGGGTAGCAGAGACCCGCCGTGCCCCAGCTGCTGGCAGCTCCCCCGGAGCGGTCGTGCTGCCATGGGGGCACTGCCAGTGGCGCCCCAGCTCTGGGCTCTCAGAAGTGCTCTGTGAATCCTCAGCAGGTTTTGCAGCCGTGAGTTGCGTTCACAGCTGGGATCGATGTGATCTCTGAGAGCAAGGTGATGAACCTGGTGTACTCTTTCATCAAATCTGTTTAACGTGAATGTCATAAGGCAGATGACACAGGGGTAAGGAAATCTGATTATGAAGAACGCAGGTCTCCAGTTCATTACCGTTCCAGGCCCGCATTAACGAGAGGCTTTTAGGCATACAGAACGAATAATAAGGTTACTCATGTGCATCTCTCCCTTGCAGGCTCTTGGCTACATGTTCTGCAGATCAGACATGCAAGATATGGAGGACTTCAAACTTCTCTCTGATGACAGAACTGAGCATTAAAAGCAATAACCCCGGGGAAACCTCTCGGGGCTGGATGTGGGACTGTGCCTTCTCTGGGGACTCCCAGTACATTGTCACAGGTAAGGCACTGGCTGTACATCCGCCGCTGTCCGGCGATTCGATTTGGACTGCTCCAGGGCCCCTCGCAGGAGGGCTGTGCACTAACACGGGGTTTATGAGCTTGCCTGGCTGGGGACACTGCCAGTGCCTGGTGCTTCCTCACCAACCCCTGGCGCCCCTGCGTGCATGGGGAGAGAAACCCCCACACCCCCAACACGTTGCACTAACTCccttaaatattttgcttgtgCTGCAATGGGACATCTGTTGCCTCCTATTTAAATTGGAGAGATGATCCTCACGTGTGCTGTTTATTTTACCGGGTAGCAATGCTGCTTGCAGTGTTTGCAGCATGATAGTGCTACCAC
This region of Apteryx mantelli isolate bAptMan1 chromosome 16, bAptMan1.hap1, whole genome shotgun sequence genomic DNA includes:
- the MLST8 gene encoding target of rapamycin complex subunit LST8, translated to MNAAQGTVGSDPVILATAGYDHTVRFWQAHSGICTRTVQHQDSQVNALEITPDRSMIAAAGYQHIRMYDLNSNNPNPVINYDGVSKNITSVGFHEDGRWMYTGGEDCMARIWDLRSRNLQCQRIFQVNAPINCVCLHPNQAELIVGDQSGAIHIWDLKTDHNEQLIPEPEVSVNSVHIDPDASYMAAVNSSGNCYVWNLTGGIGEEVTQLIPKTKIPAHNRYALQCKFSPDSTLLATCSADQTCKIWRTSNFSLMTELSIKSNNPGETSRGWMWDCAFSGDSQYIVTASSDNLARLWCVETGEIKREYSGHQKAVVCLAFNDSVLG
- the LOC136993488 gene encoding hexosaminidase D-like, whose product is MAFQRNHKLNLLRLAVLLIVALAGIKFLLRDSFPLEPPKAAGRDDGFWGQAGDGAGDAEPRSRALQPPAAKATGPRHEPGRPLPEDFGGSQMRLVHLDLKGAAPRVSYLEQLFPLLSQLGANGILVEYEDMFPFEGELETLKSPYAYSEEDVERIQQLAELNRLEVVPLVQTFGHAEFILKHEKYQHLREVERFPNSFNPHAPGTLPLLKSVLAQVMEKHRRSAWIHIGADEVFHLGEGMDSKNWMSRNEGDLGTMYLNHVKEVASFLGARPRRRRALMWDDMLRKIGAGALRESGIAEHVSPVVWFYAPDFDAEQIGQFIAKYAESGFETVWFASAFKGTTGPAQAWTPLSYHLKNHLSWLKVVEAMPRFPSLRLQGIVLTGWQRYDHYSVLCELLPVGIPSLAVCLQTLVNGGFTEATKRKVLDVLGFRSIQLEQSTCEGNGAFPGAEIYRMVEQVNSHLKESVVKVLEEESAVKGWFSPYHRKHRFGNPRNMESFGSRLLKVHEDWESFVHNLRAQLESVYFPDTVEEWLEENVNPYLDPLRDLVRDYRAVIRLNARPKAP